A single genomic interval of Anopheles marshallii chromosome 2, idAnoMarsDA_429_01, whole genome shotgun sequence harbors:
- the LOC128719643 gene encoding glycogen [starch] synthase, which translates to MSRRYSRVESSSDLMQFLDRGHSANTENRWTFEIAWEVANKVGGIYTVIRSKAFVSTEELGDQYCLIGPYKEASARTEVEACEFPSNGPFYRAVTAMRNQGYKVHCGRWLVDGNPQIILFDIGSAAWKMDGYKQELWDSSNIGIPHLDIECNDAIILGYTVASFIDEFKRCAEVYSHENEYGPPRIVAHFHEWQAGVGLIALRTRQVDVATVFTTHATLLGRYLCAGNTDFYNNLDKFPVDEEAGKRQIYHRYCLERAASHLSHVFTTVSEITGYEAEHLLKRKPDIITPNGLNVKKFAAIHEFQNMHAMAKEKIHEFTRGHFYGHFNFNIEKTLYMFIAGRYEFTNKGADIFIEALARLNHMLKSNNSDVTVVAFLIFPAKTNNFNVESLRGHAVTKQLRDTINSIQQDIGKRMYETCLQGQLPEGTEILTKEDIVKIKRCLYALQRDGNPPVTTHNVVDDWNDPVLDSIRRCHLFNTKYDRVKVVFHPEFLNSTNPLFGLDYEEFVRGCHLGVFPSYYEPWGYTPAECTVMGIPSITTNLSGFGCFMHEHVADPKSYGIYIVDRRHVGLEESVQQLSKFMFEFSKLNRRQRIIQRNRTERLSDLLDWRNLGIYYRQARVKALQRVYPDYVDESTEYLKRATDFTYPRPISAPPSPSSSRHTTPAPSLHGSDDEQDSVDSEEELQELKMNSHH; encoded by the exons ATGAGTCGTCGATATTCGCGCGTCGAGTCCAGCTCGGATCTGATGCAGTTCCTGGACCGGGGTCACTCGGCCAATACGGAAAACCGATGGACATTCGAGATAGCGTGGGAAGTGGCCAACAAAG TTGGAGGTATATACACGGTCATCCGCTCAAAAGCGTTCGTCTCGACCGAGGAGCTGGGCGATCAGTACTGCCTAATTGGACCATACAAGGAAGCGTCCGCGCGCACGGAGGTAGAGGCATGCGAGTTTCCCAGCAATGGCCCATTCTATCGTGCCGTCACCGCGATGCGCAATCAAGGTTATAAGGTGCACTGTGGCCGATGGTTGGTAGATGGCAATCCGCAAATTATCCTGTTCGACATCGGTTCGGCGGCATGGAAAATGGACGGCTATAAACAGGAGCTCTGGGACTCGTCCAATATCGGTATTCCACATCTGGACATTGAGTGCAACGATGCGATCATTCTGGGATATACAGTTGCATCCTTTATCGATGAG TTTAAACGCTGCGCTGAGGTATATTCACACGAGAACGAATACGGACCGCCAAGAATCGTGGCACACTTCCACGAATGGCAAGCGGGTGTGGGATTGATAGCACTACGAACACGTCAGGTGGACGTCGCAACCGTCTTTACCACGCACGCCACTCTGCTCGGACGGTACCTTTGTGCGGGCAATACCGATTTCTACAACAATCTCGACAAATTCCCGGTGGATGAAGAAGCCGGTAAGCGTCAAATCTACCACCGGTACTGTCTGGAGCGGGCGGCCTCACATCTGTCGCACGTGTTTACCACCGTTTCGGAGATCACGGGTTACGAGGCGGAACATCTGCTCAAGCGCAAACCGGATATCATCACACCGAACGGGCTGAACGTGAAAAAGTTTGCGGCCATTCACGAGTTCCAGAACATGCACGCGATGGCGAAAGAGAAGATACACGAGTTTACGCGGGGTCACTTTTACGGGCACTTCAACTTCAATATTGAAAAAACGCTGTACATGTTCATAGCGGGTCGGTACGAGTTTACGAACAAGGGGGCGGACATTTTCATCGAGGCGCTAGCCCGTTTGAATCACATGCTGAAGTCGAACAATTCGGACGTGACGGTTGTGGCATTTCTCATCTTTCCTGCTAAAACTAACAACTTTAACGTGGAATCATTGCGGGGCCACGCGGTCACAAAACAGCTGCGAGACACGATCAACAGCATACAACAGGATATTGGCAAGCGAATGTACGAGACGTGTCTGCAGGGCCAGCTACCCGAGGGTACGGAAATACTGACGAAAGAGGATATTGTAAAGATCAAGCGTTGCCTGTATGCACTGCAAAGGGATGGCAATCCACCCGTCACCACGCACAACGTGGTGGATGACTGGAATGATCCGGTACTGGACTCGATTCGTCGATGTCATCTCTTCAACACCAAATACGATCGTGTGAAGGTCGTGTTCCATCCTGAGTTTCTCAACTCGACCAATCCACTGTTCGGGCTTGACTATGAAGAATTCGTACGCGGTTGCCATCTAGGTGTGTTTCCGTCCTACTACGAACCGTGGGGATATACTCCGGCCGAGTGTACTGTGATGGGTATACCGAGCATCACTACGAATCTGTCTGGTTTCGGGTGCTTCATGCACGAACACGTTGCAGATCCCAAATCTTACGGTATCTACATCGTCGATCGGCGCCACGTAGGGCTGGAGGAGAGCGTCCAACAGTTGTCAAAGTTTATGTTTGAGTTTTCCAAGTTGAACCGCCGCCAACGTATCATCCAGCGCAACCGTACAGAGCGCTTGAGTGATCTATTGGATTGGAGAAATCTAGGAATT TATTACCGTCAAGCTAGAGTGAAAGCCCTGCAAAGAGTGTATCCCGATTATGTGGACGAGTCGACCGAATACTTAAAACGAGCGACAGACTTCACATATCCACGACCGATCAGTGCTCCACCAAGCCCGAGCTCATCCA GACATACCACACCGGCACCTTCCTTGCACGGTTCAGATGATGAGCAGGATTCAGTTGATTCAGAGGAAGAACTGCAGGAGCTTAAAATGAACTCGCACCACTAG
- the LOC128717830 gene encoding LOW QUALITY PROTEIN: neurogenic locus notch homolog protein 3-like (The sequence of the model RefSeq protein was modified relative to this genomic sequence to represent the inferred CDS: substituted 1 base at 1 genomic stop codon) — MLQVAFVVSVSRNETISRIPAGENVTATNITDGNVTLTNVTDGNVTAANITVTNVPVGNVTGVRNGILKRSNRQIPSNSLIPYGLGISRNLPVGGDTSTSRPSVTCPAGSIYRNGQCLQSVRYCGPGYNLVGNTCVGQAACQQGYNLINGQCQLQSPCAMQMCGMVQPPPPPPPPPPIVTCTCEVGYVQIGNQCMKQESKAAETRTQESSHVEQLTCPAGYDLSYEDCVQHTTQEARCERGMLQDGVCVVSAECRYPFVNDGYGQCIKNTTIQTTCPPGFRPVGSVCHYNIGPECPTGYQKQAGICVQHEEAPVTCEAGSFSEGMCVVGNPECPPEYRASGGQCMLERRTAPLCPPGTRPQGGVCIVQEISCPSGFTDRGGGVCVNQERRPAICPNGARLVGDVCELEREICPRDFKLEYMQCVRYNQQPATCPREMRLLGGECISSSVMCEAGFTLRNGECVRELVGRHTCPPGSTQRNEQCVVGEPRCDTGFVLRDGICVQQIREQPCCPAGAQFRNGKCVMHVDDCPPGAVSRGGACVRKEQLSPTCEVGFSYVRGRCVAQPQCEYGYNYRKVDSMCVSTTKTAMSCPSGSVLEGERCISRDMICMEGYTLQGSQCVMQMTTPKVCPPGSTMHRDRCQTSIAAQCRDGSIARNGVCEIQEISYPSCPAGYSYYGGQCHGTMAPAAPAPAPSPCMYGGCVNPCTTGICGFPCATGCATQTVPTIQSTQAASCPAGFNMNNGVCTRRSVTQLDCPYGYTMESGQCIAYHTMTCAAGSILQGDRCVRLQTQSASCREGFQQVGDLCVYMRPNCPSGYGNEGGTCVTVHEKAAICAIGSIMKQGYCVTIPSCPPGYHMNNDVCQREELTVINCRDGFMLVNGECIAQTSCSAGFQLEDNTCVRVEQRTLSCPPSSRLVRGLCVIGSPVCEHGYDYVGGRCVKTEYRRPICPPETRIRDNLCILARPPQCEYGYTFSGGQCTKLDRQPASCPFDFRMQGDRCISQRLICPVGYTLKGKECEREVHRTVSCAYGSTLRGNLCIGGSPSCEPGSRMVGEECVCVSYKLPECPPGTMLTNGRCVRSATCAIGYQPRGNLCVKRRVAHLTCAQGLLQDGNCVAPGPNYSVQCETAQPSCPVGGNLHNNLCVIGRPTCMHDFKYDNGRCTKVTRIRAQCRGNAVLRDGMCVISTTVSSAYCSQGYTLQGGMCVRVTYAQPTCTTTSSASIPSINSVYSNNIVESTPSFVAESIQSQPSYFGDDSLQPSGIGSNSLDDYATEGKFTNGYEDYPTYSSSXIDMPYVISSYDKSPYDVLRNASYGSSFFGASYCGTTYFRSSYNVRKMKVSNMTAEQSTEVTRDKRCTVNGPRVCTSDAASWTCKQNQYRDIASSYCESESSVIQLVVDEHMAYNDTFIVMAPQVPEEEGLDGYDEDDDDAVEEEEDGSADCSVCADQSYSCSKICFTYEECGGCTTIKLESFCETTKSTELCEYLKIEG, encoded by the exons ATGTTGCAAGTCGCGTTCGTCGTTAGTGTATCCAGGAATGAAACAATATCACGAATTCCTGCTGGTGAAAATGTTACTGCTACCAATATAACTGATGGAAATGTAACGCTTACAAATGTAACTGATGGGAATGTAACTGCTGCTAATATAACTGTAACCAATGTACCTGTTGGGAATGTAACAGGTGTAAGGAATGGCATTTTAAAGCGATCTAATCGGCAAATACCTTCAAACAGCTTAATTCCCTATGGATTAGGCATTTCTAGAAATTTACCAGTAGGTGGTGACACTTCTACTTCGAGACCCTCCGTTACTTGTCCCGCTGGAAGCATATATCGCAATGGACAGTGCTTGCAATCAGTACGCTATTGTGGACCAGGCTATAATCTAGTCGGAAACACCTGTGTTGGTCAAGCTGCTTGTCAGCAAGGATACAACCTCATCAATGGACAATGTCAGCTGCAATCCCCATGTGCTATGCAAATGTGTGGAATGGTacaacctccaccaccaccaccaccaccaccaccaatagTAACATGTACTTGTGAGGTAGGTTATGTACAGATAGGCAATCAGTGTATGAAGCAAGAATCGAAGGCGGCTGAAACACGCACCCAAGAGAGTAGCCACGTCGAACAGCTTACCTGTCCGGCCGGGTATGATCTGAGTTACGAGGATTGCGTTCAGCACACCACCCAAGAGGCGCGCTGCGAGCGTGGCATGCTGCAGGAcggtgtttgtgtggtatCCGCCGAGTGTCGCTATCCTTTCGTGAACGATGGGTATGGACAGTGCATCAAGAATACGACCATCCAAACAACATGTCCACCGGGATTTAGGCCAGTGGGAAGCGTATGTCACTACAACATAGGGCCTGAGTGTCCAACGGGCTACCAGAAGCAAGCCGGCATATGTGTTCAACATGAAGAAGCTCCGGTCACCTGTGAGGCAGGATCCTTTTCTGAAGGTATGTGTGTCGTGGGAAACCCGGAGTGTCCACCAGAGTATCGAGCATCCGGCGGCCAATGTATGCTGGAGCGCCGTACTGCTCCACTTTGTCCACCTGGGACGAGACCCCAAGGCGGTGTGTGCATTGTGCAAGAAATAAGCTGTCCTTCGGGCTTCACTGATCGCGGTGgcggtgtttgtgtgaatCAAGAACGAAGACCTGCCATCTGCCCGAACGGAGCACGTCTAGTGGGCGATGTCTGCGAATTAGAGCGGGAGATTTGTCCGCGTGACTTCAAGCTCGAGTACATGCAGTGTGTCCGGTATAACCAACAACCCGCGACCTGTCCCCGTGAGATGCGCCTGTTAGGTGGCGAGTGTATTTCATCATCAGTGATGTGTGAGGCGGGATTCACGCTAAGGAATGGTGAGTGCGTACGGGAACTGGTTGGCCGACACACCTGTCCACCCGGCAGTACTCAACGCAATGAACAGTGCGTTGTGGGTGAACCGAGATGCGATACTGGATTCGTACTGCGTGACGGTATTTGTGTACAACAGATCCGAGAGCAACCGTGCTGTCCGGCAGGAGCTCAGTTCCGCAACGGTAAGTGTGTTATGCACGTTGACGATTGTCCACCGGGAGCGGTATCGCGCGGTGGAGCATGTGTGCGGAAAGAGCAGTTGTCACCAACGTGTGAAGTTGGGTTTTCATATGTCCGAGGTCGATGTGTGGCGCAACCACAGTGCGAGTATGGTTACAACTACAGAAAGGTCGATTCCATGTGTGTAAGCACGACCAAGACGGCGATGTCTTGTCCGAGTGGTTCAGTACTAGAGGGCGAACGGTGTATTTCGCGTGACATGATCTGCATGGAGGGCTACACGCTGCAGGGCAGCCAGTGTGTGATGCAGATGACTACGCCCAAAGTTTGCCCTCCAGGTTCTACCATGCATCGGGACCGGTGTCAAACGAGCATTGCGGCTCAATGTCGTGACGGAAGTATTGCCAGGAATGGTGTTTGTGAAATTCAGGAAATATCCTATCCATCCTGTCCAGCAGGTTACAGTTACTACGGCGGACAGTGTCACGGTACAATGGCACCTGCAGCTCCGGCACCTGCTCCAAGTCCCTGCATGTATGGTGGCTGTGTAAATCCTTGCACAACCGGTATTTGCGGGTTTCCTTGTGCAACTGGATGTGCCACACAAACGGTACCGACGATTCAGTCGACGCAAGCAGCTTCCTGCCCCGCAGGATTCAACATGAACAATGGTGTATGTACACGGCGTTCCGTCACACAGCTGGATTGTCCGTACGGCTATACCATGGAATCCGGTCAGTGTATCGCTTATCACACGATGACTTGTGCTGCGGGCAGTATTCTGCAAGGTGATCGATGCGTGCGTCTACAGACACAGTCTGCCTCCTGTCGGGAAGGTTTCCAGCAGGTAGGGGACTTATGTGTCTACATGCGACCAAACTGCCCATCAGGCTATGGGAATGAGGGTGGAACATGTGTGACCGTGCATGAAAAGGCCGCCATCTGTGCGATTGGAAGCATCATGAAACAAGGTTACTGTGTCACTATTCCATCCTGCCCGCCTGGCTACCACATGAACAATGATGTTTGTCAACGGGAAGAACTTACGGTTATTAATTGTCGAGATGGATTTATGTTGGTCAATGGAGAGTGTATCGCACAAACAAGCTGTTCAGCCGGATTCCAGCTGGAGGATAACACATGCGTGCGCGTGGAACAGCGTACTCTATCGTGTCCACCATCGTCACGGCTTGTACGTGGTTTGTGCGTAATTGGCAGTCCTGTCTGTGAGCACGGTTACGATTACGTCGGAGGTCGTTGCGTTAAAACGGAATACCGACGACCGATATGTCCGCCTGAAACACGCATACGTGACAATCTGTGCATATTAGCCCGACCACCACAGTGCGAATATGGTTACACGTTCTCAGGAGGCCAGTGCACAAAGTTGGACCGGCAACCGGCCAGCTGTCCGTTCGATTTTCGAATGCAGGGTGATCGGTGCATCTCGCAACGCTTGATCTGCCCGGTCGGCTATACGCTGAAGGGAAAGGAATGTGAGCGTGAAGTCCACCGTACGGTTTCCTGCGCATATGGAAGCACTCTACGCGGTAATCTCTGCATCGGCGGAAGTCCGTCTTGCGAACCTGGCTCCAGAATGGTTGGCGAGGAATGCGTCTGTGTTAGCTACAAACTACCAGAGTGTCCTCCCGGTACAATGCTGACCAATGGGCGCTGCGTGCGTAGTGCAACTTGTGCTATCGGCTACCAGCCTCGCGGCAACCTTTGCGTAAAGCGACGTGTCGCTCATCTAACGTGCGCTCAAGGATTATTGCAGGACGGAAATTGTGTCGCACCAGGTCCGAACTACAGTGTACAGTGTGAAACTGCACAACCGAGCTGTCCAGTTGGTGGAAATCTGCACAACAATCTCTGCGTGATTGGTCGGCCAACATGCATGCATGATTTCAAGTACGATAACGGTCGCTGTACGAAAGTGACGAGAATAAGGGCCCAATGCCGAGGTAACGCCGTACTGAGGGATGGTATGTGCGTGATCAGCACGACTGTATCTAGCGCCTATTGCTCACAAGGGTATACTCTTCAGGgaggtatgtgtgtgcgtgtgaccTACGCACAACCAACATGTACGACCACTTCTTCAGCATCGATACCTAGCATCAACAGCGTGTATAGCAATAACATAGTGGAAAGCACACCATCGTTCGTAGCTGAGTCGATTCAATCCCAACCATCATATTTCGGAGATGATTCCTTACAACCTAGTGGAATTGGAAGTAATAGTTTAGATGACTATGCTACCGAGGGAAAGTTCACCAACGGTTATGAAGATTATCCCACCTACTCTAGCTCCTAGATAGACATGCCCTATGTCATTTCCTCCTATGACAAATCGCCCTACGACGTCTTAC GCAATGCGTCCTACGGTAGTTCGTTTTTCGGAGCCTCGTACTGCGGTACGACATACTTTCGTTCATCCTATAATGTTCGCAAGATGAAGGTATCTAACATGACGGCGGAACAGTCTACGGAAGTAACACGAGATAAACGTTGCACCGTGAACGGCCCTCGCGTGTGTACGAGCGATGCCGCAAGTTGGACGTGCAAGCAGAATCAATATCGCGACATTGCATCCAGTTATTGCGAGAGTGAAAGCTCGGTCATCCAATTGGTTGTAGATGAGCACATGGCCTATAACGATACGTTTATTGTAATGGCTCCACAAGTACCAGAAGAAGAAGGATTGGACGGttacgatgaagatgatgatgatgctgttgaagaagaagaggaTG GATCGGCTGACTGCAGCGTTTGTGCAGATCAGAGTTACTCTTGCtcgaaaatatgtttcacatACGAAGAGTGCGGCGGCTGCACCACCATCAAGCTTGAGAGCTTTTGCGAgacaacaaaatcaactgaGTTGTGTGAATATTTAAAGATCGAAGGATAG